A region from the Dinoroseobacter shibae DFL 12 = DSM 16493 genome encodes:
- a CDS encoding leucyl aminopeptidase, producing the protein MTELAAVSFVYPDLDALAAETAKIAVLVPAEGTLNPGARRLNRLTKGAVARAVESAAFEKLKSGESLSLGYPAGMASDEVILVKLARNAKPLEARKAGAGLGKTLGKEGLLIWAAGLGQVAELAFGAALRAYRFDARKSKSEDALGPITVCATKRDEAEAAFADRRAVAEGVFFTRDLVNEPANVLTTTEFADRLTAMADLGLEVSVLEEADMEKLGMGALLGVGQGSESPSKIVVMKWMGGGDGAPFALVGKGVVFDTGGISIKPSAGMEDMTMDMGGAGVVAGVMRTLALRKAKANVVGLVGLVENMPDGKAQRPGDVVTSMKGDTIEVINTDAEGRLVLADVMWYAQEEFKPCAMIDLATLTGAIIIGLGHENAGVFSNSDDLSGAFLKAATAEGEGAWRMPMGPAYDKLIKSRVADIKNVGGRAAGSITAAQFLGRFVKDETPWCHLDIAGTASVSSATDYAPAGATGWGVRALDRLIRDGYEG; encoded by the coding sequence ATGACCGAGCTTGCCGCTGTTTCCTTCGTCTATCCCGACCTCGATGCGCTCGCCGCCGAGACCGCGAAAATCGCGGTTCTGGTGCCCGCGGAAGGCACCCTCAACCCCGGCGCGCGCCGCCTGAACCGCCTGACCAAGGGCGCGGTGGCGCGGGCAGTGGAAAGTGCCGCCTTCGAGAAGCTCAAGAGCGGCGAGAGCCTGTCGCTCGGCTATCCGGCGGGGATGGCCTCGGACGAGGTGATCCTGGTGAAACTCGCGCGCAACGCCAAGCCGCTGGAGGCGCGCAAGGCCGGCGCGGGGCTGGGCAAGACGCTGGGCAAGGAGGGGCTGCTGATCTGGGCCGCGGGCCTGGGGCAGGTGGCCGAGCTGGCCTTTGGCGCGGCCCTGCGGGCCTACCGCTTCGATGCGCGCAAGTCGAAATCCGAAGACGCGCTCGGCCCGATCACCGTGTGCGCGACGAAACGCGACGAGGCAGAGGCGGCGTTCGCCGACCGGCGCGCCGTGGCCGAGGGGGTGTTTTTCACCCGTGATCTGGTCAACGAGCCTGCGAATGTGCTGACCACCACCGAATTCGCCGACCGGCTGACGGCCATGGCCGATCTCGGCCTGGAGGTGTCGGTTCTGGAAGAGGCCGACATGGAAAAACTGGGCATGGGCGCGCTTCTGGGCGTAGGCCAGGGCTCGGAAAGCCCGTCGAAGATCGTGGTGATGAAATGGATGGGCGGCGGCGACGGCGCGCCCTTCGCGCTGGTGGGCAAGGGGGTCGTGTTCGACACCGGCGGTATCTCGATCAAGCCTTCGGCGGGTATGGAAGACATGACCATGGACATGGGCGGCGCGGGTGTCGTGGCGGGCGTGATGCGCACCCTGGCCCTGCGCAAGGCCAAGGCGAACGTGGTGGGCCTGGTGGGGCTGGTGGAGAACATGCCCGACGGCAAGGCCCAGCGGCCCGGCGATGTGGTCACCTCGATGAAGGGCGACACGATCGAGGTGATCAATACCGATGCCGAAGGCCGGCTCGTTCTGGCAGACGTGATGTGGTACGCGCAGGAAGAGTTCAAACCCTGCGCCATGATCGATCTCGCCACCCTGACCGGCGCGATCATCATCGGGCTTGGCCACGAGAACGCGGGCGTGTTTTCCAACAGCGACGATCTGTCGGGCGCGTTCCTGAAGGCTGCGACGGCCGAAGGCGAGGGGGCGTGGCGGATGCCCATGGGCCCGGCCTATGACAAGCTGATCAAGTCGCGCGTGGCCGACATCAAGAACGTGGGCGGGCGGGCCGCGGGGTCGATCACCGCGGCGCAGTTCCTGGGCCGTTTCGTGAAGGACGAGACCCCCTGGTGCCATCTCGACATCGCGGGCACGGCCTCGGTCAGTTCGGCGACGGATTACGCGCCCGCGGGGGCCACGGGCTGGGGCGTGCGCGCGCTCGACCGGTTGATCCGGGACGGCTACGAGGGCTGA
- a CDS encoding cytochrome P450 codes for MGAGLPRVTQDPTDAAFVQNPYPVYDRMRALGDLVWWDAYAMPVTPTYAATGAILKDRRFGREPLSPPPVPDHLRDFYAVEAHSMLELEPPRHTRLRGLVTRAFTSARIAALAPGIEALCHALIDAFPDTPFDLLPAYCTQVPVRIIARLLGVPEDTAPQLLAWSNAMVGMYQAGRSRAMEEAANTAAHDFRAWLLDLIDARRASPADDLLSALIAAQAEDGKLTRDELVTTVILLLNAGHEATVHTLGNGVKTLLETGLRQITPATVEEVLRFDPPLHLFTRIARQEVEVFGHRFAPGDTVGCLLAAAGRDPGFAPDPHRFDPTRPTKPPHMAFGAGLHFCVGAPLARLEIEIALRVLFARCPGLRLAGAPVYAPIYHFHGLQALRVSR; via the coding sequence ATGGGCGCCGGCCTGCCCCGGGTCACCCAGGACCCGACGGATGCCGCCTTCGTGCAGAACCCGTATCCGGTCTATGACCGGATGCGGGCGCTCGGGGACTTGGTGTGGTGGGACGCCTACGCCATGCCGGTCACCCCGACCTATGCCGCCACCGGCGCGATCCTCAAGGACCGCCGGTTCGGGCGCGAGCCGCTCTCCCCACCCCCGGTGCCCGACCACCTGCGCGACTTCTACGCGGTGGAGGCGCATTCCATGCTGGAGCTGGAGCCGCCCCGCCATACCCGCCTGCGCGGTCTGGTCACCCGGGCCTTCACCTCGGCGCGGATCGCGGCGCTCGCCCCGGGGATCGAGGCGCTCTGCCACGCGCTGATCGACGCCTTCCCCGACACCCCCTTCGACCTGCTGCCCGCCTATTGCACCCAGGTGCCCGTGCGTATCATCGCCCGGCTGCTCGGCGTGCCCGAGGACACCGCGCCGCAGCTTCTGGCCTGGTCCAACGCCATGGTCGGCATGTACCAGGCCGGGCGCAGCCGCGCGATGGAGGAGGCCGCCAACACCGCCGCGCACGACTTTCGCGCCTGGCTGCTCGACCTGATCGACGCGCGCCGCGCGAGCCCGGCAGACGACCTGCTCAGCGCGCTCATCGCGGCGCAGGCCGAGGACGGCAAGCTCACGCGCGACGAGTTGGTGACCACGGTGATCCTGCTGCTGAACGCGGGCCACGAGGCGACGGTGCATACCTTGGGCAACGGGGTGAAGACCCTGCTGGAGACAGGGCTACGCCAGATCACCCCCGCCACGGTCGAGGAAGTGCTGCGCTTCGACCCGCCCCTGCACCTCTTTACCCGCATCGCCCGGCAGGAGGTCGAGGTGTTCGGCCACCGCTTCGCGCCCGGCGACACGGTGGGATGCCTGCTGGCCGCCGCGGGACGCGACCCGGGCTTTGCGCCCGACCCGCACCGGTTCGACCCGACCCGCCCCACCAAGCCGCCCCATATGGCCTTCGGCGCGGGGCTGCATTTCTGCGTCGGCGCGCCGCTGGCGCGGCTGGAGATCGAGATCGCGCTCCGGGTGCTCTTCGCGCGCTGCCCGGGGCTGCGGCTGGCCGGGGCGCCGGTCTATGCGCCGATCTACCACTTCCACGGGCTTCAGGCCTTGCGCGTGAGCCGTTAA
- a CDS encoding LptF/LptG family permease: MTSRARAATPVAAFPAPMNALGSRQSLQEAPAPSRIMLARYDRYILGRLMVTFGFFTLIIVLIYWINRSIRLFERLSGDGQGLALFAQLSLLSLPYLIYLMLPLAAFASAVSTGNRMGSDSETVALQAAGISAFRIVRPALYMGVMAAALMLLLAHLLVPMSRVAIADLEEQLADEVSARLLEPGKFQSPIDGVTVFVAEITGEGVLSKVLLSDQRDPAEEVIYTANQALLVRSDTGPQLVMISGLAQFLRADGTLSTLQFEDFALGLGEVEVPEDRVLRDLRGWDTARLLRADPADLESVGKSRGAFLSEAHRRLANPALAISTALLGFSALLVGGFSRFGFWQQVAGAILALIVIQLSVNMSEEIAQSDAAAWPVLYAPVALAAGLVLVLLYVSDHPIRRRLKPVPDPGAEPAP; encoded by the coding sequence ATGACCAGCCGCGCGCGCGCCGCGACGCCGGTGGCCGCTTTTCCCGCGCCGATGAATGCTCTAGGCTCGCGCCAATCGCTCCAGGAGGCCCCGGCGCCCAGCCGCATCATGCTCGCCCGATACGACCGCTATATCCTTGGCCGCCTGATGGTCACCTTCGGGTTCTTCACCCTGATCATCGTGCTGATCTACTGGATCAACCGGTCGATCCGGCTGTTCGAGCGGCTGTCGGGGGACGGCCAGGGGCTGGCGCTGTTTGCGCAGCTTTCCTTGTTGTCGCTGCCCTACCTGATCTACCTGATGCTGCCGCTGGCGGCCTTCGCCTCGGCCGTGAGCACCGGCAACCGGATGGGCTCGGACAGCGAGACGGTGGCGCTGCAGGCGGCGGGGATCAGCGCCTTCCGGATCGTGCGCCCGGCCTTGTATATGGGGGTGATGGCGGCGGCGCTGATGCTGCTTCTGGCGCATCTGCTGGTGCCGATGTCCCGGGTGGCCATCGCCGATCTCGAGGAACAGCTGGCCGACGAGGTGTCGGCGCGGCTGCTGGAGCCGGGCAAGTTCCAGTCGCCCATCGACGGGGTGACGGTTTTCGTGGCCGAGATCACCGGCGAAGGCGTGCTCAGCAAGGTGCTTCTCTCGGACCAGCGCGACCCGGCCGAAGAGGTGATCTACACCGCCAACCAGGCTCTGCTGGTGCGTAGCGACACGGGCCCGCAGTTGGTGATGATCTCGGGGCTGGCACAGTTCCTGCGCGCCGATGGCACGCTCAGCACCCTGCAATTCGAGGATTTCGCCCTTGGTCTGGGCGAGGTCGAAGTGCCCGAGGACCGGGTGTTGCGCGACCTGCGGGGCTGGGACACCGCGCGGCTCCTGCGGGCGGATCCGGCGGACCTGGAAAGCGTGGGCAAGAGCCGTGGGGCGTTTCTCAGCGAAGCGCACCGGCGGCTCGCCAACCCGGCCCTGGCGATCAGCACCGCCCTTCTCGGCTTCAGCGCGCTGCTGGTCGGCGGGTTCAGCCGCTTCGGCTTCTGGCAGCAGGTGGCGGGCGCGATCCTTGCGCTGATCGTGATCCAGCTGTCGGTGAACATGTCCGAAGAGATCGCGCAATCCGACGCCGCGGCCTGGCCCGTGCTTTATGCGCCCGTGGCCTTGGCGGCGGGGCTGGTGCTGGTGCTGCTCTATGTCTCCGACCACCCGATCCGGCGGCGGCTCAAGCCGGTGCCCGATCCCGGGGCGGAGCCCGCGCCATGA
- a CDS encoding DNA polymerase III subunit chi encodes MGAVYFYHMTRTPLDATLPVLLEKSLAAGWRVLVRGTSGAELERLDELLWLRPEEGFLPHGIAGGDRDADQPVLLGVDAPLAGREALICVDGAQVDPAEVAGLARASLLFDGGDAAAVEAARGQWRAVTGAGLSAQYWSQESGRWEKKAEA; translated from the coding sequence GTGGGCGCGGTCTATTTCTACCACATGACGCGGACGCCGCTGGACGCGACCTTGCCGGTGCTGCTGGAGAAATCCCTCGCCGCGGGCTGGCGGGTGCTGGTGCGCGGCACAAGCGGGGCAGAGTTGGAGCGGCTCGACGAGCTGCTCTGGCTGCGGCCCGAGGAGGGGTTTCTGCCCCACGGGATCGCGGGCGGGGACCGGGACGCGGATCAGCCGGTGCTGCTGGGGGTGGATGCGCCGCTGGCGGGGCGCGAAGCGCTGATCTGCGTGGACGGGGCGCAGGTCGACCCGGCGGAGGTGGCCGGGCTGGCGCGCGCGTCGCTGCTGTTCGATGGCGGGGACGCCGCGGCGGTGGAGGCCGCGCGGGGCCAGTGGCGGGCGGTCACGGGCGCGGGGCTGTCGGCGCAGTACTGGAGCCAGGAATCCGGTCGGTGGGAGAAAAAGGCCGAAGCCTGA